One Buteo buteo chromosome 4, bButBut1.hap1.1, whole genome shotgun sequence DNA segment encodes these proteins:
- the PANX2 gene encoding pannexin-2 isoform X1, whose product MCKSQTRVHPEPPFHYCLQLAKDYFGDDDLALHCFFEEPIYCYTPHNFTRDQALYARGYCWTELKDALPGVDASHWPSLFEHKFLPYALLAFAGIMYIPALGWEFLASTRLTSELNFLLQEIDNCYHRAAEGRAPKIEKQIQSKGPGITEREKREIIENAEKEKSPEQNLFEKYLERRGRSNFLAKLYLARHLFIIFLSIIPITYLSTYYATQKQNEFTCALGEPPDKTSSSKLHIRVNCKLPSVQLQRIIAGVDIVLLCFMNLIILINLIHLFIFRKSNFIFDKLNKVGIKTKKQWQKSQFCDINILAMFCNENRDHIKSLNRLDFITNESDLMYDNVVRQLLAALAQSNHDATPTMRDSGIQTIDPSVDPADIDANEQLIIKRPRKKMKWIPTTNPLPQPFKEQLAIMKVENHKPEKPKPVRRKTATDSLIAPLLESAAKTSQQSSTHKTEPNAIPSTSSEKKHTRHFSLDVHPYILSSKKPKPEIQAIPSMPTSKSQEGGFLNQEENVVVHVTSSLKDTPHPAKEILYSSEACRTVPAAGAFVTCNHNHIATTAAATSMTLNQVKPEPTPALNCNPAHPLLHINTLYEDHEEDVSNIVDNGIHSPTDTGEILSIPTPKQIRLATFDEPMAIVSSVEY is encoded by the exons AGGAGCCAATATACTGTTATACACCACACAACTTCACCCGCGATCAAGCCTTGTATGCCAGAGGATATTGTTGGACAGAATTAAAAGATGCCTTGCCAGGAGTTGATGCCAGCCACTGGCCCTCTTTGTTTGAGCATAAGTTCCTACCTTATGCACTGCTGGCTTTTGCTGGGATAATGTACATTCCAGCTCTGGGCTGGGAATTTCTGGCCTCTACCCGACTGACTTCAGAGCTTAATTTTTTGCTTCAGGAGATCGATAACTGCTACCACCGTGCAGCTGAAGGGCGGGCACCCAAAATAGAGAAACAGATTCAGTCCAAAGGCCCAGGGATCACcgagagagagaagagagaaatcatTGAGaatgcagagaaggaaaaaagccctgAGCAGAACTTGTTTGAGAAATACCTGGAGAGAAGAGGACGAAGTAACTTTTTAGCTAAGCTTTATCTTGCAAGACATTTGTTCATCATCTTTTTAAGCATCATACCAATTACATACTTGTCCACCTACTATGctacacagaagcaaaatgaatttACATGTGCACTAGGAGAGCCTCCAGACAAAACAAGCAGCTCCAAATTGCACATCAGAGTGAACTGTAAACTGCCATCTGTCCAGCTCCAGCGGATTATTGCTGGTGTAGATATTGTTCTCCTCTGCTTCATGAACTTGATAATCCTCATCAACTTAATTCACCTCTTCATATTTCGCAAGTCTAACTTCATATTTGATAAACTGAACAAAGTTGGAATAAAGACCAAGAAGCAGTGGCAGAAGTCCCAGTTTTGTGATATCAATATTTTGGCCatgttttgtaatgaaaatcGGGACCACATAAAATCATTGAACCGTCTGGATTTTATTACAAATGAAAGCGATCTGATGTATGACAATGTGGTACGCCAGCTGCTTGCAGCGTTGGCCCAGTCCAATCATGATGCCACTCCAACCATGCGTGATTCAGGGATCCAAACGATAGACCCAAGCGTTGATCCAGCAGACATTGATGCTAATGAGCAGCTCATCATTAAGAGACCAAGGAAGAAGATGAAATGGATCCCAACTACCAATCCCCTTCCTCAGCCATTCAAGGAACAGTTAGCCATTATGAAGGTTGAAAACCATAAACCTGAAAAACCGAAGCCTGTGCggagaaaaacagcaacagacAGCCTTATAGCTCCTTTGCTAGAGTCTGCTGCAAAAACCTCACAGCAATCATCCACTCATAAAACGGAGCCAAACGCCATCCCAAGCacaagcagtgaaaaaaaacacacacgACACTTTTCCTTGGATGTTCATCCGTATATACTTAGtagcaaaaaacccaagccagaGATTCAAGCCATCCCCTCGATGCCTACGTCAAAAAGCCAAGAAGGTGGATTTTTAAACCAGGAAGAGAATGTTGTAGTACACGTTACCTCCTCTCTCAAAG acacCCCTCATCCTGCAAAAGAGATCCTATACTCGTCTGAGGCATGTAGGactgtgcctgctgctggggcttTTGTCACATGTAACCACAACCATATAGCCACAACCGCTGCTGCCACCAGCATGACTTTGAACCAAGTCAAGCCAGAGCCAACACCCGCCCTGAACTGCAACCCAGCCCACCCTTTGCTGCACATCAACACACTGTACGAGGACCACGAGGAGGACGTTTCAAACATCGTGGACAATGGTATTCACTCACCAACTGACACCGGGGAAATTCTCTCCATCCCTACCCCAAAGCAGATAAGGTTGGCAACGTTCGATGAACCCATGGCAATCGTGAGCTCGGTGGAGTACTGA